A segment of the Pieris brassicae chromosome 10, ilPieBrab1.1, whole genome shotgun sequence genome:
TTAAAAGGAATGATTAATTcgttgttttaatatagatatatgtatgttttgtttttattattaactattattcttattaatttcTGAATCTCATAAGCAATTAAGGCTTAAGGAcgacatatttaaaatcaaccaattataaatacttctataggtattatgtaatatttacgtgattctaaattcaaaatggcAAATGAAACCGCGCGTAAAAGCTACTTAACGTAGAGGCGGGTTGTTGAGAACTATCTATAAACAGAAAGTAACCACTCTCGAAGCATTCGTGCCTTAACACATCTCATCTTACTACTTAGATCAGTGGTTCTCAAACTATTGTAAGGAATTGCATTGCGTTATAATCAACTTgtgttagttattatttactttttaggtaaaacatatatatatcagcTGCAAATCTGAATGATTTGACACCTTGATCATCCAGGTCGGGTAATGGGCATCAGAGCTATGCTTgacacacaaaaaatataatattgattgtCTTTAAAGAATAGGAGTTTTCTTTTACATATACTAAGGCAAACGTGCAGGAGAGTCACCTGGTGAAagtgccttttaagaattggtactctctttacttgaagaaccctaagtcgaattggttcggaaatacttcagtaggcagctggttccacatagggGTGGTGCgaggcaaaaactgccttagaaaccactcagttgtggaacgaaggacatcgaggtgataggTAGACCTATAAAAATTCTAGCCCAACCATGAACTAtcttaattcatataatatgtttttttatacaacacaGTTACATGTTTTTGATTTTGTGTGATGcccattatttatatatttcaacttcgtaacatttcaaattaaaacaagtAACATAAATAAGGGTTGGTTAATGGGCGGCTAATctctaacaagcgatttctccCAGGCAACATTAGTAAGGAAAaaaactaacaatagaaatacAAAGGTTTAAGTGCAAGAAGAGCGTAAACAAATGTACAAAAAAGTGACAGtgaaaattatacaactaCCAAAcctatcattaaaaaaaaaataggtggcgctacaacctttttaggtgtgggcctcagatttctatatttgtttcatgataattcgTCAATCTTATAggctagtaggtgatcaacctcctGTGACTGAGACACGCCGTAGTCATTTTTTAGCttaagcaagccggtttcctcacgatgttttctttaactgttcgagcgaattaaatgcgcacataggaaGAATTTCTATTGGTGGCCgggtatcgaacctacgacctcagagatgagattCGAGCGCTGAAGGttctaggccaacactgctctttttaaaatgtttaatatgccacttatatttattccattaaaaatgtatatttcttatatgtttactattaataaagttattcagTGACTCCAGCGAGCTCCAGCTCTTGCTCttacagatttctgtatctgtttcgttatCATTCTATTCCTAACCTAACAcagctaaattatttatggtaAACCGTAAAGAACACACTTGGCCAAAATCATAACCAGTTTGAGGATCTCTGTCCCTCCACTACGGGTAATATTATTGCCTTAATGAAAATTCCTTCTCTTGAAGTTGTACACATGCGTAGCATCTTAATAGCTTTTTCATTGGCTTTGAGCTTACGAGCAATAAAGATGGATGGCGTCGTTACTGGACTGAGGTTTGCGACTCGCTTTCAGGAATGACtcttattaatatagatttgatattatgtagatattaaatttgtttttataaattaataatatctaataatctaATATCTAATACTTAATAGCAAAATAGTTTTTGCTATTAAGCAAATACTTGGGTTAACAGTTTCATATTTGTCTATCAATTTAcgtaatcaatttttttaaatatttatgaaatacatttgtatacgtgagagcagtgttgacctaggCTTCAGTCCCCAGACCATCCCTGAAGTTGTAGGTTCGATGGATGGATTTTCCGTatttgtgcgcatttagctCGGTAAAGGAAAAGATTCTGAAGAAACGTGCACGCACTCAGTTAACTGGAATTGAAGCTTTTGAGAATTATTGCTTTATTGTGATTAATGGGCGCTGAAATCAGCTTTGATCGATTCCAAGTATTCACGAAATTTACCAGACAATTGGACTTGTAGCGGATGCAGGTAGATGCAATTTCACCGCACTGTCCGCTGTCTTGTTCAAAGaagaaagttaaaaaaaatgttgtggaCCTAACTAAGACTGacataatttactaaaaagtatatttaacgAAAGAgtaatgttggcctagtgcctacagcgtgcgactctcatccctgaggtcgtaggttcgatcctcggctatATTAGTGcacaccaatgaactttctttctatttccGCATTTAACACTTGTTGGAACAGTGAAGGttaacatcgtaaggaaatcgACTTACCTTAGACCTATAAAAatgacggcgtgcgtcaggcacagcaggctgatcacccaattgcttattagatttacaaatgatcatgaaatatatacagaaatctgcgACCCAGATCAAAAAAAGGTCACAGAActgcgccactgatttttgttatatttaacaaaagaaagtgttacacttacagtctctattaaagacattctgttcttgtgtactatttttttttacttataattaagaCTGAAGTGCACCCACACTAATTCCCTATTCAATGTTCTCACTAGATCTAGGgcaatgtatatattatgttattagttataatatataatatcgtaCAAAAAGCAATTTGTAGGCGCGCACAATAATAGTTTATGTAaggtaattttgaatttacgGAAGGGAGTCCCACCCCCCAGGATTAACAAGATcccattaaaatgtaataactaTCTTGTGACAGACTTGAAGAAGTTCAGAACGAGGGGTTGTTACCGGCTTTACCCGGAAATTTTACTAATCTTCGAAATATCGCCTCGAAAAtggaaatacattatttaatagaattacATTAGTTGACTAAGTAAGTCGCGTTTTATGTGcatctatattaaataataaataaatatgaaccgatattttttaattacataggattaatgttttttataattttacaaacatatatatataattttaccggctgacccggcaaacgtcgttttgccacatttttttagttcaataaaaataacctttctactataataaaaataggggttgatcggtGACAATTAatggttgtatgtatttttgtatgttgtatagtattttttttaaattgtctaattgtatgaaaaatatatttttctcttaCTCACTTAGGGTTTTGAAAGATGATTTGAAGTAGCctattctcagacttactgaatatgcataaaaatttcataagaatcggagggctatgggaacgaacattgtgtcactagaattttatatatatagagaaagAGATAAATTACTAACAAGACAGTTCCCacttacaatattcttaacctataaaataataataagtaaaaataatttgaacagaaaattaaaatttagtgtATGGTGTATGTATGGTGGAAATAagtaaatcattaaaaatgaaataaatagtgTTCGCAAATATACTTACAAAAAGTGGATGAGTCGCGCTTCATAATAATTGGTCTCCATTTCTTACTATTAGTTTAGTTTCATGAACCATGAACAATTTACATtaagtaagtaattattagtttttataactCACGATTCCATATTCCAGATTGAgagtataataaaacattgggATCAATAATGGGGGAAAACACATAAGATCGCAAACACTAAAATGTGATGGTTTGATTTTTCAAACAAAACTTTCAACCACTATCCTCGTTTATAGTATATactatctataaataaatatactttacatGTTTCTGGTAGAGTGCCGCGAAAATTGAGATATTCGCGAACACCACGAACCCCACCGCCCCATACCCCAAGGGGGAGGCCACCTGAGACAGCGTGAAGACGCTCAAAATTTCGCCCAGCGAGtaattaaattgctttaaGTTTTAATGTTATGTCTTAGCGTTATTAATGTATCattgtatgtaaaatgtatGCCATAATACCTATCACATTCACATGCAggttatatagtttattactGTGTACAATAATGCTATATAGAATTctaatataaaagattttaaattagaattgtatattttaatttagcatAATATAGCTTCTGGTTTTGATATTGAGTATTTTTTGTGTAAGATTTTTCGTAAAGAACTATTGACCTACTGTTGTTTGAcaaacctacctaacctaacgtaatagtttaattatataaaaatataataaataaagatatatatatatatatatatacaaattaatacaaaccCTATAACTTATAATACTTAGATAGCTAGattagatttaattattattaaatctatgtagagatattatagatttattcaTCTTAATAAGACGTTTAATtgtctgtaaaaaaattaagtatcacaacctaaaatatctaaatgaTCAGAtttttacaactatttttttaaatagactaTATTTCTCGAacagtaaaataaagtatgctaatagcttttacatattaagaaaaacactttttgaacggattaattttaatttacaaaaaattagaattatgtaaataattataagttttaaataataatacataactttaatccgttcaaaaagtgtttttcagtaaaatataatttacccTGAATCACCTTAAAGCCGGAAaacattattaagttattttagttttgaatgagAAAGTTTTAGCTTAGAAACCTTCGAGAGAAAAGCTCTAATCGATTTTTGAAGTACTCGGGAGCGAAGAGcaagttaaattaaagttgTAGCCGGCGCAATATTCTGAACACGAACTACTTACAAGATTTGACGGAGAAACGATGCTTACAAAAGGAGGTCCGAGAGCTTATACCATACTAGCTTTGTAATGCGGTATTGTCCAGATTCTCAATCTATAGTTACAAATGCCAGTTTATCACCTAAGTGAGGATAGCTGAcctatttttcattttaaaatataaaaaatatgtttcacgcaaaaaatacaatatgttttAACCAAAGTGGTTGTTACGGTACTGGttttaaaaaggaaatgtctattgtgtatattataagTACCTACAAGTTCAGATGTTAACAGAgaattctttctatgtgtattttatttgtgtttaatattatcctataaattaattacatctaTGAAGCAGTGTTGGCCGACTGGTTTCAGCGTGTTCTcataccaatggactttcggGCTTTGTTTTTCATGTTTAAATCTCAGACTCGTATGATGAAGAAAAACAGTATGAGAAAAACATATGTTTCAAATCCAAATATCGACGAAATGTGGCAGAAGGCTAAATTACTTCTCTATGAAATAGAACTGATCAAAGAAATGGATGGCATCTGAGCCAAACAGCCATATGTGGTTGTGGCGCCACTGCATTATTATGAATGCAACAAGAcgaacatataatattaaattcatcaaaatcatattactaaatatttaacaacatGTGTGTACCACCCCAAACcgctttgtatattaaaattttgttatacgGCACGTGAAGTAACGATCGCGGGTGCGCTGAGATTCAAGATGGCGTCTTATTTCTTAACGTTACTTGCGGCTGGTAAGTATGGAGAGatgttttttatgaaacttttGTAAATAGGCTTTTAATTAAGCCTAACCCTTTCGACATTGTAGAAAAAGAACAGCCACTACTGACCTCTTCTTTGTTTTCACCATCATAGAGGATTATTCGttaggtatttttaatatgatttcatGTAATACATAAGAAATTGTTAAGGATCTAAATCTCAGGGTTGACattgttacaattatttagactaataaaaatttatagaaaCTGATTCAAAACTATTAAACATGTTCAGTTCAATGTATGAATGTCACAATTTCTataagattttctttctatttcaCCTTTACTTGGGGTACTTAGATGAGTATATCAGAACTTGCTTAGGTACTGCTTTATATAACAAAGaggtaggaggctcacctaatgtaaAGCGATAtggccgcccatggacattgcCAGAATGCTAGGAAATGCCGGCCTTTAGAAATTAAACTACAACATATAAGCAGTAACTAAATAACTTTCACGTTATTCAGCTCGATTACCTATATTATCATTAGGTACAAattcattgttttaaatttagaatgaaTTAAGTTTCtttaagatattatataaaagtctATCTCCATTCTAAACCAGCCTAGAGGGTTTCGCCCCGAGTTATAATATCGCGAGAACTTTGTAGGGAGGCGCGGTGTACGATGGGGGTAAAAAGGGGGAGTGATGACTCGCTACTTCGCttacttatttacataattacataCGAGCCTTGTGAACGTCTTGCTTTAATATTAAGCAGCTACCTACAAACACTTGCTCACGTGGTGAAGGCATATCTTTAGGAAGCTGGCATTCCGTAGATCAATAGGCTCCACAAATAGATCAACTACtttcctattaaaataattatcaaataaaaacatatatagaccagtttttcttctttaattctacaataattatttaaatgtagaaCAAAAAAGTGTATTTCCCTGAGGAGACTAGTAAGCAGGTGTTATTGGACATCTTGTTAAATATCCTAAGTAATTGGATAGAGTGTCCAATGATCACTaggtttttaaaagtattttgtttatacaagCAAAGGATTCATAGAGATCTATACATACCTTACCcttaaaattagattttttactcTCCTAGATCCATAAGATCCATAACGTGAGGAGGTTGtacgttcgatccccggctgtataGCCAGAGAAAGTCCActggactttctttctttgtgcgcatttaacattcgcttgaacggtgaaggaaaacatcgcgaggaaatcggcttgctTGCttgcttagacccaaaaagttgacggcgtgtgtcataATGAAACATATGcctacagaaatctgaagcctaAAAAGAGttgacctaaaaaggttgtagcgccatttgcTTTTTCATAGATAATTCATAGagttataagaaataatagtATACCATAGggtaaatctaaatataaatagcgtATTCATAtctagaaaacaattttttaaccggattaaagctatttgtattattataaacttattatgattttacatACGTTTTGTAAAGCACGTGAAacgaagaaaaaataaaatttagaattatctaaataactataagttttaataataatacatagctttaatccgttcaaaaagtgtttttcttaagctttaatccggttaaaaaatgttttctttctatgtgtaaaAGATAAACCCGATatcttctttttaaattaaaaacttgtaaTACGTCAATCAAAATCATGACATAGATCTGACAGCAGTCGTTTTCGTTAATTTACAGAATTttgtactaaatatttttatttataatgtccATTATTGAAGAATCAATTGACAATAGACCATCGCCAGAAAACTATATGGAATTTATACCATGGGCCTGTAGCCAGCTtcagttaaattttattattctgatACATAAAGAATACCAACGTAAGTAGAAGCTctcataataaaatgtattgccTACAAAAACCTCCCTAGAACCACAAATAAGTCTTGGTGATATGTTTTGGTAAGGTTATGTTGAGTAATATCTCAACTTATAACTCCtaattagattaaattaatttaggtaTGTAATTTGATATCAGATAGAGATATTgacacatttatattatgatgaatattaattcaatCTGTTTATAAACTGAATATGTAACAAAATCctccttatttataaaaagtttacttTACACGGATAAGTCCATCCGTTTCAACTTTAGTAATCGTGTATCTCTTTTTGTTAAAGCGTTAAttcaatttgacagaaagagtcgacattttctttaaaaaaatgtaattcgttttatttttagatgaaTACGTAAGTGTCATGAATCAAGACcgaaagaaaaacaaaagtaaactAAAAGTTCAGTCTCGGTTAGATTTAGATTCAGACCATAATAAAGACGATGATTCGAATGACCTGAAGACTCCGGTAACAGCTGACTCGGAAGTAATTCATATTCAAGCAATTTGCGACCACGCCGATAATTTGACACAACTTAAATTTGTGAAAAATATAGCAATCCCACGCATTCTATGGAAAATTATCGGCCTCATTGTCAAATACCACAGTTTGCTGACGAACATAACAATTCACGGTGGCATGGACCAGTACACATTGCACGAAATCTGCAATTTCctcaatatttcaaatataaccGAGTTGATTCTGGACTATTCTTTTTTAGCTGAAGCCAACTACTATCTCCTTTTAGAGTCCAATAATGACATTTACCATATATCACTGGCTGGTTGTGAGATTGATGATCACGTTCTTAAAATTATCGCATCTAAACTGGCGCATCCGTTGCCAGCGTCCAAGAAATTAAGTATTCTAAATTTAGCATCGAATAAAATAACAGATGATGGAGCTAAGTTCTTAGCTGATGCATTACGTTCTAATAGACATCTTAGCTATCTTAATTTATCAAACAACAGGCTGTCAGACAAAGGTGCTGCAGAACTATTTACCGTCCTTCAAGagtttgttttaacaaaagacgaaTTGATGGCAACGAGATTACGTCACATGGATTTTTTAAGACAAAAGAACGATTTAATAATGAAGG
Coding sequences within it:
- the LOC123715264 gene encoding uncharacterized protein LOC123715264, encoding MSIIEESIDNRPSPENYMEFIPWACSQLQLNFIILIHKEYQHEYVSVMNQDRKKNKSKLKVQSRLDLDSDHNKDDDSNDLKTPVTADSEVIHIQAICDHADNLTQLKFVKNIAIPRILWKIIGLIVKYHSLLTNITIHGGMDQYTLHEICNFLNISNITELILDYSFLAEANYYLLLESNNDIYHISLAGCEIDDHVLKIIASKLAHPLPASKKLSILNLASNKITDDGAKFLADALRSNRHLSYLNLSNNRLSDKGAAELFTVLQEFVLTKDELMATRLRHMDFLRQKNDLIMKAHQELKAGDVGRTPRRKTIRAVSTVPKRGKLEKETSLKSFGETNAKSLINVDMFLHEKAIAIADSELGDFDDPFSSSNIVVRNSLTYCIGNNVLCYLNLSYNNMTYISLKEIVDLLKYQKGVDRKPIGLSNLIIEGNPLPMLCDELLQIDELIETGLATHRRVSVAKKRATQSAKRF